Proteins from a single region of Panulirus ornatus isolate Po-2019 chromosome 66, ASM3632096v1, whole genome shotgun sequence:
- the LOC139746961 gene encoding uncharacterized protein isoform X1 yields MQQMIRERAAMLVLWMLMGLFQAGATQQAHAITKCSDGSGSCGSGVAQSQSVDANGVTTGECAYTDPRGQTIKVLYREEPGGRVEARANSPSVTNAVEELRRCRQAASVVSENVQQNVLQTQEQILREQQQLQQEILRQQQELFDGNFPFSFPNPIPVYNFGHGRFG; encoded by the exons ATGCAACAG ATGATACGTGAACGGGCAGCGATGTTGGTCCTCTGGATGTTAATGGGGCTGTTCCAAGCTGGGGCGACCCAGCAAGCACACGCTATCACCAAGTGTTCAGACGGCTCGGGCAGCTGTGGCTCCGGCGTCGCCCAGAGCCAGAGCGTGGACGCCAACGGAGTGACGACAGGAGAGTGTGCGTACACCGACCCCCGGGGCCAGACCATCAAG GTCCTGTACCGTGAAGAGCCCGGTGGGCGGGTTGAGGCGAGGGCCAACTCCCCATCGGTCACGAACGCCGTCGAGGAACTGAGGAGGTGCAGGCAGGCGGCCAGTGTCGTCTCGGAGAACGTGCAGCAGAATGTGTTGCAGACCCAGGAACAG ATCTTGAGGGAGCAGCAGCAACTCCAGCAGGAGATCTTACGACAGCAACAGGAGCTCTTCGATGGCAACTTCCCGTTCAGTTTCCCAAATCCCATTCCCGTGTACAATTTCGGCCACGGGAGATTTGGATAA
- the LOC139746961 gene encoding uncharacterized protein isoform X2, with translation MIRERAAMLVLWMLMGLFQAGATQQAHAITKCSDGSGSCGSGVAQSQSVDANGVTTGECAYTDPRGQTIKVLYREEPGGRVEARANSPSVTNAVEELRRCRQAASVVSENVQQNVLQTQEQILREQQQLQQEILRQQQELFDGNFPFSFPNPIPVYNFGHGRFG, from the exons ATGATACGTGAACGGGCAGCGATGTTGGTCCTCTGGATGTTAATGGGGCTGTTCCAAGCTGGGGCGACCCAGCAAGCACACGCTATCACCAAGTGTTCAGACGGCTCGGGCAGCTGTGGCTCCGGCGTCGCCCAGAGCCAGAGCGTGGACGCCAACGGAGTGACGACAGGAGAGTGTGCGTACACCGACCCCCGGGGCCAGACCATCAAG GTCCTGTACCGTGAAGAGCCCGGTGGGCGGGTTGAGGCGAGGGCCAACTCCCCATCGGTCACGAACGCCGTCGAGGAACTGAGGAGGTGCAGGCAGGCGGCCAGTGTCGTCTCGGAGAACGTGCAGCAGAATGTGTTGCAGACCCAGGAACAG ATCTTGAGGGAGCAGCAGCAACTCCAGCAGGAGATCTTACGACAGCAACAGGAGCTCTTCGATGGCAACTTCCCGTTCAGTTTCCCAAATCCCATTCCCGTGTACAATTTCGGCCACGGGAGATTTGGATAA